One Ctenopharyngodon idella isolate HZGC_01 chromosome 3, HZGC01, whole genome shotgun sequence genomic window, AATAATTTACCTTTTCCGAGTATAAATAATGATTAGGTGGCATAAGTGATATAAAAATAGATTCACATAATTGATATTTTGTAGGTGATTTGAATGTAGTGGTTCCCGTTGTTCCTGGAAAATCATGGCTCCATTCCCATGTTGTCGATGCCCACCTTCTGTCTTCTTGGCTTTAATGTGGAAACAGTAGCGGTTACCACTAATGTCATGACATGCATTGTTTCATGAATCTATAGATAGGTTATCTGTGAAATTACACCAGTAGCATTCTGACCTTCTCAtcgcagcagcagcagcaacagcagcggATGAGAACCAAGATAACCAGCAAGAGGACCATGCCTATGAACATTTAACATTGTGTGTTAATGATTCTTAATTATGTATcgtcatttctcatttttacttACCTATAAAGATGAAGAAAACTGCAAAGGAGGCAATGTCCCAATCTGACTGAAACATCTGCtttgattgtagtcttgagaCCACATCATTGAACTGGTTCTCAAAATCCTGTTGAATGCTCTTGTCCATGACTTCAGTAAGAAGATTCCTAAATGCAGGGAATGATATTAATTACACGCTGTTGACATCTATTTGAAAACAGAAACTAAGAAAATGAAACCCTGATGCCCATAAACTAAACCAACCTgttcaataaacaaatgtaCTCAAATTACATCCTGAATAAACAGGAAGTGTTTTTCTAGTCTTtggtaaaaaaagaaattagatTAACCACAACGAGAATCTTAAGGTATAAACTAGGCTATATTCTAAACTTTATAAAGTGTATTTTGAATTAAGACATTAGAAACTAAAAGAGAAAATGACAAACGACAATAGTCACGCCATTGTTTTATTCATTCGTACGTTTATTCAGTTAACAGCGACCGACTGAGCTCAAATTCATTCGCTTAACACTTTTAATAATACTTAAACATTTTATCGTTTACTTTTAAAGTAGGCAATTAATCTTACAATTACCaaaatcatgaaaatcaaaGATCGCATATCATATATAAcctaaaataatttacaatcgTCCTAATTTGCTTATTTCCATTTTCATAAATCGTCTTAATGTATCTTTTAGAACAATTATCGGTCACTCACCTGTTGTTTTGCTCTGTCGTATTTCCGGGttactgagctacacctgtcaCTGTGATGCAGCTCCTGTTCAATGAAATGGTTTTGCGGAAGTGAGATGCTTCTATCAAACTACAGGAGTCTAGCGCCAACTCAGTGGCCTTTAATCTGATGTTGACAAAATATTAACTACACACAGAATACACCATACCCTAGTCATATTAAAACAGCTGGCAGGTCCAGCTATGCAGTTCGTATTGCATTCAATATACATTTCTTTAGATATGCGTTGCGTCATTGTTTTTAACTCAGGTATTCCACACTTCAGGTCTATTTAGTTATCACAactttgataaaaatgtaaagctatataataattaatttaaattctaCCTGAACACTGTTATAACCTCCAGCAGCTTAAAAGCCCTTAATACTAACATTATGtcattttaatgatattttcctAATTTTGTAACAGGTAAATTTTCTATCGTGCATACCCCTGGAATTGTTATGTATGTTCTTGGCATtaataaaaagaattaaaaatcaCCTATCAggtagtaaataaataaatattgcagCGAAAACGTACCATGGATGTTGTAGTACCAAACATCCACTAAAGGGGACGCTGTCTCACTTCATTCGATATGTGAGGAATGACCTCTGACCCTTTGTTTACGTGGAAGGAGAGCCGTTCGTGCTTCCGGGTTTTATTTCTGCAGTTATCTGCTCAGTTTTAAAGAGATGGCTGCAGTACCGGCCCAGTCTCTTCGGGTTTCAGAAATTAAAGATCCCACCGTTTTATTTGAACGGTACGGTACGGATGACATCCGTGCTATCGAGAGGAAAGTGCGCGGAGAGATAGAGCAGAAGAAGGAGGAACTTCGACAGATGGTCGGTGAACGTTACCGGGATCTGATCGATGCTGCTGACACTATCGGTGAGATGAGACAGTGCTCGGAAAGTGTCGTTCAGTCCATCCAGGACATGTACCGGTACTGTCACAAACTGAAACAGGCGAAACACGCCCCTCAGTCCAGCGGCAAAGCAGAGGTAAAGTTCTCGTTCTGGAGTTTGGGGGCAAAACAGCctgcaaaaaatgaaaatattaaagtttatgtattatttattctgACTTAATTTATTCAGCTTCGTCAGAGATATGTTTGGGTGCAACCTGCTGCTTTCATTTCCTCGTCAATCAATATGGGTCACCGTCAGATACAAATACAATATGTCATATTTGTCATAAATATTGGCAAATGTAGCACTTCGGTGAAAGAAAGAATCAAGACTAATACTACCAATCAAACCTGCTGCTCCAGCTCTATTGAACTGCCACAACTGTCAGAAATAAAATCTTACATTGTTGTCAAAATATCCATATTATGAAGTGCAGGAGTCATTTCGTATTCTAGCTAGTAGTGAGAGATAAGAATTatctaatcattttttttttttacaatttgtcTGATGGAGATAAGCATAATTACTGGTTATTCTAAATAAAGAAGGCTCTTATACTTACCAagtctgcatttgtttgatcaaaaatacagtaaaaacaacaataaatctaagtaaataataaattatcttattttgatataattttaaatgtaatttattcctctggtagcaaagttgaattttaagCGTCATTACTCactcttcagagtcacatgatccttcagaaatcattctgatatgatgatttgatgctcaagaaacatttcctattattatcaatggcgaaaacatttgtgctgcttaatatttctgtggaaaattTATCTCAGggttctttgattaatagaaatgtaaaagaacagcatttatttgaaatggaaatcttttgtaacattataattgtctttaGTGTCAACAtaatgaatccttgctgaaaaaaaaaattaataaaaaaaaaaaacaaatcttactgaccccaaatttttgaatggtagtgtgtatgATATGTAGCCATCATCAGGTTATCCATCAGGTTATGTTTATATACTGTAGTCTATGCCTTCAATCATTTTTGTTAAGCATTTTCGGGAACACTTCATTTTAGTGTCCTTGCTACATATGttacttactgtagtaataactgtAAAATACGCATAATTACATCCGACtcaccctaaaccaaaccctaatcctagccctaaccctatagtaagtacatgttgttattacttagtacttaaatgtatagttacactgtaacaaggatgacttaaaataaagtgtatccTCAGTTTCTATCTATATACAATAAAttcaatatacaatatacaaaaagtCAGAGCTCAATTGTTAAGTGCTCATTAGATGTGTTTTTATTCCCAGCAGGGTCAGAAACAATCCCAGGACAAATTCTATACGATGGCATCACAGATAAAGCTCCTTCTGGAAATCCCTGAGCGGGTCTGGAGCGCAATGGAGTCCTCGCAGTACCTGCAGGCCACACAGCTCTACCTGCTGTGCTGTCACCTTCACAGCCAGCTACACTTGGAGGGCGGAGGGCATCAATACAGCCCCGTCCTCTCTCGCTTCCCCATCCTGGTGCGCCAGGTAGCAGCTGCGGGTCATTTCAGGTATGTTATAGACTTACATAGCTGTTAAATGCTTTAGAGAGGCATCATTTGGTTTAGTTTTTTGCTCTTACAAAAAGCTAGCTGCCTTTATTTGCAGGTCCACAATCTTATCAGAGAGTAAGTCTGTGCTGCGCGGCAGGGCGGTGTCTGATCAAGCGATCGCTGAAGCGCTGGTCTCCACCATGCTCCTGGAGGACAGCTCCCCTCGCCAGGCGCTTGCTGATTTCCTGCTAGCTAGGAAAGCATCCATTCAGCAACTGCTCAATCAGCCCCAGCATGGTGAATATTCCTTATGAGGAATTAAAGCTTGTTCTCTTATTTGTATTTGGTTGATTAGAATAAATCATTACATTTGcagattgttgttttttttttataaagatgtGATGCTGTCCCTATTTCAGGTGCTGGTGTTAAAGCACAGGTTTGTTCCTTGGTGGAGCTGCTGGTCACCACTCTGTATCAGGCGTACGCTGTGTTTTATGTGCCTCCGGAGGGCCAAGTGTCTGATACCGGATTGGGCTGTGGCCTGCTTTTTACCACCTTGGAGAATGTGACCTCCAACACATCCTCTGGTGAGTTATCGATTTTACGGTTACGTTGGGATGCTTAAACATTGGTGTAAGGGGTCAGCAAGGTCAGAAATTAATGAGGGCTTggagcaaaagaaacaaaaatgccCCCCAAATTAGAATTGTCAAAAGTAACGacttcggtactgaaattttaagaATGTGATGTTTTGATCAGCATTATCAGTCTGTGTAAGTAAACATTAATGACatgtcagatgcagcttctgttaCACATTTGCAGTGTAAAAAAATtgcttttgtttattaaaaataaatgtgttggTAACAGTCTATAGCATTCTTTTTGAAGTAATTGGTTACATTTAAATATCTGACATAAAAGACAACACTGATACATTTAATaagttaattataaaaattGCCCTTATAAAGGTAACAAGTGTCCTTGGAAAGCAATTACAGGGGGCCCCTTAATGGaaaagtacatttttgaccCTCAGTGTCACTATGTGCGAACCAGCCCGACACCTTGTTCTTTTACAACATGTGTCTAACTAACTTGCCTAAAAGAATCTTTGTGATTTTATGTGAAATCTAGGGAAAGAAATCAAGGTTCTGGACAAGGAGATGAGCACAGGAAGCTGGTTTAAATACCTTCCCCCTTCAGTGATAAACTTCCAGCCTGTCCTTCGGACACTAGCACAGCCTATACAGAGGGAGCAGCTCAGAGACACGCTGCAGCAGTGGATCGATACGTATGTCCCTCCCACAAATGTTAATTTGCTTTTCTTTAAggatttgttttaaatgctCCTTTTTCTTGTAATAGCTGTAAGGAGGATATCCGCAGCGGAGTCAGCAGCCTTCTGGTCTATGTGAAGAGTTTAAAGGGTCTGGCTGCGATTCGAGATGCCGTGTGGGAACTGCTCAGCAGTGAGTCCATCAGTCAACACTGGAGTACTGTGTGTCAGTCCCTCCTCGAACGACCTCTGGCTTTGTGGGATGACCTTTTGCAGCAGCTCTTCCTGCAGAGGCTTCAGGTATTTCTTACCGATTTAACCAGTTTAACTAGTCTGATAGATGTGTTGGCCCTGTTTACAAATATTGGGTGATCCCATTGCAGGTATTCAGGTGAGAATGTTTGACATTCTAACTGCCAGTGATTAGACTTCAAGAGAAGTGTATCTGACTATATACATaattcatcatgtcattgtAATACTACATGTTAATAATACATATATCTactatttactatatatatatatatatatatatatatatatatatatatatatatatctgtatttttttttttagttaattgaATGAAAAAGTAAAACATGCTATTCCGCATCTTTCCCAGTCTTCTCCTCAAAACGATTGGCCCACTGAAATGCTAAAGATACATTTATGATTATATGCTCTACATATCAtgtataaattgtataaaatattacaatattattgtattaattgtataatattattaatattgtattcATTATAACAATTAATACATGTACACTCCTGCTCAAAGTTTGTGGTTggttagatttttaaatgttttttaaagaagtctcttatgctccccaaagttgcatttatttgatcagaaatgcATTAACAGCAGTAATAttgggaaatattattacaatttaaaataattgtgttctatttgaaaatattttaaaatgcaatttattcctgttatgcaaagctgagttttcagtatcattattccagtcttcagtgtcacatgatccttcagaaatcactctaatatgatgatttgctgttcaagaaacatttattatcatcgCTAAAAACAAtagttctgcttaatatttttgttgaaaccgtgatacatttttaatgactctttgatgaatagaaagaataCAAGAAAccgcatttatttaaaaataaaaatcttttgtaactgtGTAAAAGtactttcatttttggtcaatttaaagtgtacttactgggtaatattaatttctttaggaaattcttattgaccccaaatttttgaactgtagtgtatatatattgtaaaattatcTATGATGATGTAttgtacattaaatatatatattaatatacatgtTGTACACCCCATTTACACTTGTAATTATCGCTGTCTTTGTGATCAAATGACCTGAGATTGAATGTTAACACAATGCCTTGTCATCCAAGGTGAGGTGTCGGTTATCTCTCTAAACCTTGAGTTTATAGGCACAGGTAACTTGTCTCCTCCTTTACTCATTTACCCTTTATCCCTCTAGGTGATCACGCAGGAGGGCACAGAAGGGATctccagcagctccagacaGCTCTTGTCTTCAGCTCTGCGGGATCTGCAGAGTCAAGCCATAGCTGGGACTTTCAGCCGCGGGGCGCAGTATGAGAGTGACGTTGCAGCTTTCCTGTGGTCCGAGTCTCAAGGTGACCTGCTCAGCGACACAGCCTGGGTGAGTGTAGCCCAACGCAGCCCGCAGCAGAAGAGCGGCCTGTCCATGAAGACCCAGGCCCTCACCCCCTGCGTTCAGACCTTCTGCTCCTCCCTAGACTCTAAGCTCAAAGCCAAATTAGATGATCTGCAGCACTACTTGCCCTCTGAAAAAAATGGCAAGGAGCCTTCAGAGATGGTCCCAGTGACGACTAGCTCTCCTATTAACCGTTTTATGGATGCTGGAGCGGTGGAGGACATTCTTAGAGGGCACTGCCTGGCATGTGTGAGGGACATCCTTGCCAGCATTCGTACTGAGCTCACTAATGCCAAGGCTAAGACCAGCAACCCCAGCCAGTTAAGTTCAGTGCTCTTTATGGCCAGACTATGCCAGTCAATGGGAGAACTGTGTCCTAGTCTGAAACAATGCATCCTGGGGAAGCAGGGGGGCGTGGATCCTGTGAGCAGAGGCACTCCACGACAGGGCAAGAAGTTGGGCAAAGGCAGCACAGCCAAGGCAGCGGACGTCAGCCCAGCTCAGGCTAAGTGGAGCTGTCTGAAAGAGGAACTTCTTTCCTGCAGCATGGAGGCCTATGGTATCTGGAGCTCTGCACTCACCAGGGTAAGATTATGAAGACATTCTGAGGACAGGAAATCAATAGACTTCATTCACCAGCTTGATAGtgcaaaaatgtgtgtttttttttatttttttatgcagaGTACATACTTTAGGCATATATGTTTACCTTTTAAATGCTTATATTCTTCAATAAAAttgaatgattaaaaatgcattacagGCACTTGTGGGCAGCTTTGCTGCGACTCTCCATGCAGGAACCCCTGGATCTATCCTGGGTACTGCAACTAATTGGGAAGAACTTGAAATACAGGAAGAAACGGAGTCAGGCAACAGTATAATGTCCAAAATACGCCTTCCTGTGCAGGTAACAGCTACATTTgtccaattattattattattattattattattaatatgaatactttaatgtatatattaaggAGACCTAATGTGGGCTTATTGCATACTGAGATTTCAGTGCCAAATTATGAATCTCAAATGTGATGCACCACCTTAGATAAACAAAGATAAacaaatactatatatatatatatattttatgaaagaCATAAatacaaactatttttttacaattatttatttatttatttatttgtgatattattatattattaatatgttattatttttatggaaCTAAATAATTGCAGTTAATTgtgtttataaaatgtaaatgttttcagttaacatttgtaaatgttttcaattattacataaaatcctacattttgtaaaatacttattataattttttgcagACTCTCTAGCACCCCCTTGTGGCCCCCtggttttaaacttttttttttgtattattgcaGTGTTTTACGTAATAGAAAAATTgtctctatatatttttttaattatttttattgaaggaagaacagactgaaatattACATACAAAAAGAATTAACAACGCTGCTTTTGATTTTACAATTTTTCCCCCTTACCCACAACCCACCCcccaaaacaatttaaaaaaaaaaaaacaatgaataaacatgataaataaataaaaacaaaatggaaagACAGAATCTCAAAGTTCCAATATTACAAACATTGAGGAAATCATTGTTAGCCCATTGTGTCTGATTGCGTTATACGTTCCAGTGTGCACAGGCCTTTTAACTTCATTATTGATTTTAGTTTGGGGGAAGAGTTATGCCCTTTTCAAAATATGAGATCACTGGAGTCAATACTGAATAAAAACAGGATGTCTCTatattaattgtaaaataattgttttcccttttttttctttttttttctctctctctctctcagccatcATGGTATGTTCAGTCGTTACTCTTCCATCTGTGCCTTGAGGTCAATAGGGTCGGAGGTCACGCGTTACCAAAGGTCACTCTGTTGGACATCTTGCGGAGTTGTCTTGATCAGGTGGTGAGTGAGTATGAAAGACTCACTCAGAAAACACAGAGCAAGGTGAGACGATCGATCAAATGTCTCTCTCATTCTTCTGTTCCTGCTTTTTAGCCACTATTGTAATGGAATAATTCTTTAAAACCAAatgtctgttgttctgtctcctgtctttccttcctttctctctctctaggACTCAGGCCTC contains:
- the cog1 gene encoding conserved oligomeric Golgi complex subunit 1 isoform X2; the protein is MAAVPAQSLRVSEIKDPTVLFERYGTDDIRAIERKVRGEIEQKKEELRQMVGERYRDLIDAADTIGEMRQCSESVVQSIQDMYRYCHKLKQAKHAPQSSGKAEGQKQSQDKFYTMASQIKLLLEIPERVWSAMESSQYLQATQLYLLCCHLHSQLHLEGGGHQYSPVLSRFPILVRQVAAAGHFRSTILSESKSVLRGRAVSDQAIAEALVSTMLLEDSSPRQALADFLLARKASIQQLLNQPQHGAGVKAQVCSLVELLVTTLYQAYAVFYVPPEGQVSDTGLGCGLLFTTLENVTSNTSSGKEIKVLDKEMSTGSWFKYLPPSVINFQPVLRTLAQPIQREQLRDTLQQWIDTCKEDIRSGVSSLLVYVKSLKGLAAIRDAVWELLSSESISQHWSTVCQSLLERPLALWDDLLQQLFLQRLQVITQEGTEGISSSSRQLLSSALRDLQSQAIAGTFSRGAQYESDVAAFLWSESQGDLLSDTAWVSVAQRSPQQKSGLSMKTQALTPCVQTFCSSLDSKLKAKLDDLQHYLPSEKNGKEPSEMVPVTTSSPINRFMDAGAVEDILRGHCLACVRDILASIRTELTNAKAKTSNPSQLSSVLFMARLCQSMGELCPSLKQCILGKQGGVDPVSRGTPRQGKKLGKGSTAKAADVSPAQAKWSCLKEELLSCSMEAYGIWSSALTRALVGSFAATLHAGTPGSILGTATNWEELEIQEETESGNSIMSKIRLPVQPSWYVQSLLFHLCLEVNRVGGHALPKVTLLDILRSCLDQVVSEYERLTQKTQSKDSGLPMTQNRALQLLFDLRYLSATLGSRLEEGRSSRFQQDPRIQQVCDSLESHIDPFDLDVFTPHLSSNLNRLSQRTSVLLGLLTGTEKQFTSRTNNINSQEPYNILPLASSQIRFGLLPLSMTNSRKTNSATHGADITRPLVAPSSASSPQDSFRPGNLFRQLADQEEESAAPSLFKLGWLSSMAK
- the cog1 gene encoding conserved oligomeric Golgi complex subunit 1 isoform X1, with amino-acid sequence MAAVPAQSLRVSEIKDPTVLFERYGTDDIRAIERKVRGEIEQKKEELRQMVGERYRDLIDAADTIGEMRQCSESVVQSIQDMYRYCHKLKQAKHAPQSSGKAEQGQKQSQDKFYTMASQIKLLLEIPERVWSAMESSQYLQATQLYLLCCHLHSQLHLEGGGHQYSPVLSRFPILVRQVAAAGHFRSTILSESKSVLRGRAVSDQAIAEALVSTMLLEDSSPRQALADFLLARKASIQQLLNQPQHGAGVKAQVCSLVELLVTTLYQAYAVFYVPPEGQVSDTGLGCGLLFTTLENVTSNTSSGKEIKVLDKEMSTGSWFKYLPPSVINFQPVLRTLAQPIQREQLRDTLQQWIDTCKEDIRSGVSSLLVYVKSLKGLAAIRDAVWELLSSESISQHWSTVCQSLLERPLALWDDLLQQLFLQRLQVITQEGTEGISSSSRQLLSSALRDLQSQAIAGTFSRGAQYESDVAAFLWSESQGDLLSDTAWVSVAQRSPQQKSGLSMKTQALTPCVQTFCSSLDSKLKAKLDDLQHYLPSEKNGKEPSEMVPVTTSSPINRFMDAGAVEDILRGHCLACVRDILASIRTELTNAKAKTSNPSQLSSVLFMARLCQSMGELCPSLKQCILGKQGGVDPVSRGTPRQGKKLGKGSTAKAADVSPAQAKWSCLKEELLSCSMEAYGIWSSALTRALVGSFAATLHAGTPGSILGTATNWEELEIQEETESGNSIMSKIRLPVQPSWYVQSLLFHLCLEVNRVGGHALPKVTLLDILRSCLDQVVSEYERLTQKTQSKDSGLPMTQNRALQLLFDLRYLSATLGSRLEEGRSSRFQQDPRIQQVCDSLESHIDPFDLDVFTPHLSSNLNRLSQRTSVLLGLLTGTEKQFTSRTNNINSQEPYNILPLASSQIRFGLLPLSMTNSRKTNSATHGADITRPLVAPSSASSPQDSFRPGNLFRQLADQEEESAAPSLFKLGWLSSMAK
- the smim22 gene encoding small integral membrane protein 22 → MDKSIQQDFENQFNDVVSRLQSKQMFQSDWDIASFAVFFIFIGMVLLLVILVLIRCCCCCCCDEKPRRQKVGIDNMGMEP
- the cog1 gene encoding conserved oligomeric Golgi complex subunit 1 isoform X3, whose amino-acid sequence is MAAVPAQSLRVSEIKDPTVLFERYGTDDIRAIERKVRGEIEQKKEELRQMVGERYRDLIDAADTIGEMRQCSESVVQSIQDMYRYCHKLKQAKHAPQSSGKAEQGQKQSQDKFYTMASQIKLLLEIPERVWSAMESSQYLQATQLYLLCCHLHSQLHLEGGGHQYSPVLSRFPILVRQVAAAGHFRSTILSESKSVLRGRAVSDQAIAEALVSTMLLEDSSPRQALADFLLARKASIQQLLNQPQHGAGVKAQVCSLVELLVTTLYQAYAVFYVPPEGQVSDTGLGCGLLFTTLENVTSNTSSGKEIKVLDKEMSTGSWFKYLPPSVINFQPVLRTLAQPIQREQLRDTLQQWIDTCKEDIRSGVSSLLVYVKSLKGLAAIRDAVWELLSSESISQHWSTVCQSLLERPLALWDDLLQQLFLQRLQVITQEGTEGISSSSRQLLSSALRDLQSQAIAGTFSRGAQYESDVAAFLWSESQGDLLSDTAWVSVAQRSPQQKSGLSMKTQALTPCVQTFCSSLDSKLKAKLDDLQHYLPSEKNGKEPSEMVPVTTSSPINRFMDAGAVEDILRGHCLACVRDILASIRTELTNAKAKTSNPSQLSSVLFMARLCQSMGELCPSLKQCILGKQGGVDPVSRGTPRQGKKLGKGSTAKAADVSPAQAKWSCLKEELLSCSMEAYGIWSSALTRALVGSFAATLHAGTPGSILGTATNWEELEIQEETESGNSIMSKIRLPVQPSWYVQSLLFHLCLEVNRVGGHALPKVTLLDILRSCLDQVVSEYERLTQKTQSKDSGLPMTQNRALQLLFDLRYLSATLGSRLEEGRSSRFQQDPRIQQVCDSLESHIDPFDLDVFTPHLSSNLNRLSQRTSVLLGLLTGTEKQFTSRTNNINSQEPYNILPLASSQIRFGLLPLSMTNSRKTNSATHGADITRPLFY